The following are encoded together in the Thunnus thynnus chromosome 15, fThuThy2.1, whole genome shotgun sequence genome:
- the edn1 gene encoding endothelin-1, which produces MDTYILITVLSVMYSWILCTVLSAPAGETPTASTVTQERHVRTKRCSCATFLDKECVYFCHLDIIWVNTPERVVSYGLGNAPRTRRAVADSMATNSGPRCQCLRENDNTCRNFCRLENHLRYETSPDTVIRSAEGDGCAGEQCKHKLAADTGRIKRMRSSNKKRVSPLALRAALKTRLLLEKWRVRQRHRARAWEGESSAS; this is translated from the exons ATGGATACATACATTTTGATTACCGTTTTGTCAGTGATGTACTCTTGGATTTTGTGCACAG TCCTATCAGCACCAGCTGGAGAGACACCCACCGCCTCCACCGTCACCCAGGAGCGCCATGTACGGACCAAGCGCTGCTCCTGCGCCACCTTCCTGGACAAGGAGTGCGTCTACTTCTGCCACCTGGACATCATATGGGTCAATACACCTGA GCGCGTGGTCTCCTACGGACTGGGCAACGCTCCCAGGACGAGGCGCGCGGTCGCGGACTCCATGGCAACCAACAGCGGACCTCGCTGCCAGTGCCTCCGCGAGAACGACAACACATGCAGAAACTTCTGCCGACTGGAAAACCACCTCAG GTATGAGACATCGCCAGACACGGTGATCCGCTCCGCCGAGGGCGATGGTTGTGCTGGGGAGCAGTGCAAACACAAGCTGGCAGCCGACACGGGCAGGATTAAGAG GATGAGGAGCAGCAACAAGAAACGGGTGTCGCCTCTAGCTCTCAGGGCTGCGTTGAAAACCCGCCTGCTGCTCGAGAAGTGGAGGGTGAGACAGCGCCACAGGGCAAGAGCATGGGAGGGCGAGAGCTCAGCCTCCTAA